CGGGTGCCTTGGCCTCCGCGCCTTTCTGTTGCATCCATAATCTGCTAGTATCAGAATATGAAGCGTCTGTTACGCCATGAGGCCGATCCGCTGCCGGCCAGCGGACGCGGCTACGAGCACGTCTGTCCGCGTTGTGGGCAGGGCATGACCCTGCACGATCTGCGCGATGGGGATCAGGCGTACTGGTGTCATCCTTGCGGGGCCGGGCACCGCGCCAGTGATCCGCCGCCGGCTGCCCTGCGGCTTCTGCCGCGCGCAGGCTAAGTCGCTCGCTGTTGATCTTTAGATCAAGCGAGCGGGCTGGAACAGCTGCGCCGCAGAGCGAGTCTCGGAAAAAGGACCTTGCACCGGGCGTGGAGACTGTGTGGTGCTCTCCTGAACAGTCGCACCATGAGGGGCAACGTCCTTAAGCCAGGGGCCACCCGCCCCCGGCGCTGGCCCAGCAGCGCGGCTCCGCTATGCTGAAGGCCATGACTTCGTTTTCCACCCCCATGGTGTCCCGCTCCGCCGCGCCCGCGCCGCTGGCGGGGCAGGTGATTGCGGTCACCGGGGCCGACCAGGGCTACGGGCGCGTGGCCAGTGCGGCGCTGGCCCACGCCGGGGCCAGTGTGGTGCTCATTGGCAACAACAGCGAGACGCTGGCGGTGGCCGCCAGTCAGCTGGAACACGCGGGCGGCCACGCCATTCCCATCAAGGCCGATGTGGGTGTGCCGCTGGACTGGCTGAGCGCCCAGACCCGGATTCTGGACATCTACGGCGCGCTGCACGGCATTGTGCACACCGCCGACAAGCGCGCGCACACCGAGTTCACCATGCTGGGTGAGAACGAGTGGATGGACCTGTTTAACTGCAACGTGAAAAGCAGTGTGGCTATAGCGCAGATTCTGCGCCGCCGCCTGCCAGAGACGTGGCTCACGATCATCGGCCCGCATCTGGACGAGCGGGGGTTGCAGGTCCACCCGCAGCGGGGGGCCATTCGCGGACTGGTGGCGCACGCCCACGCCGAGGAGCTGCGCCTGAACCTGCTGCTGCCTGCACGCGCCAGCAGCGGCGAGGAGCCCCTGGACCGGCCGCTGGCCGCCGCCGTGCTGGCGCTGGCCAGCCCGGAATTGAGCCACCTGCGCGGCAACGTGCTGGAAATCCCGCTGCCAGAGATTCCCCGCGTGCGCCCGGAAGGCCGGTAGGGCCATGAGGTGCCCTTACTGCTCGGCCCCCGAAAGCAAGGTGGTCAATTCGCGCCCCAGTGACGACGGCGCCAGTATTCGCCGCCGCCGCGAGTGCCTGAACTGTGCGCGGCGCTTTACCACCTACGAACGCGCACAGTTGGAGCCGCTGATGGTGGTCAAGCGCAGCGGCCCCCGGGAAGCCTTTAACCCCGACAAACTGCTGCGCGGCCTGACCCTGGCCAGCGAGAAGCGCCCGGTGGACGGTGACGCCCTGCGCGCCTTTGCCTACGGCTTTGAGGACGACGTGCAGGCCGCCGAGATTCGCAGTGAGGAAATTGGCCGCCGCGCCATGACCTTTCTGCGTCCGCTGGACGACGTGGCCTATATTCGCTTTGCCAGCGTGTACCGCGACTTCGATTCGCTGGAGCGCTTCATCGAAGAGATCCGGGGCCTGAAAGACGAGGGGTAGGTGGGGGGAAACGCCCGGGTTTGGCGCTCCCCATGCCCACCTCCTGGACCAGGCTGGAGGCGCTGCACCTACGTGCGGCTGGGCCCCCCAGCCGAGGCCGGACGGGGAAAGGCCGGGGTTTCGTTGGCAGGCGTGTGGCCGCGCACGCCTTGCAGGTGAACGCGAATCTGGGCGAAATCGGCTTCCAGGTTGCCGGTGGGGGTCACGTACCCCACGATCCCCACGCGGCGGCGGCCCCAGTCCAGCACCGTGACCGCAATGGGCACCTGGGCTTCGAGCGCCATGTAATAAAACCCCGTCTTCCAGTAGTCGCCCCGGCTGCGGGTGCCCTCGGGGGCAATGGCCAGCATGATCTCGTCCTCGCGCTCGATGATGCCCACCACCGCGTCCACAAAGTTGCCGCCCGCGCGGCGCCGGTCCAGGGCCAGGCCGCCCGCCGCCCGCATGAACACACCTACCGGAAAGAAGAACAGCTCCCGCTTGGCCACAAAACGCGCGGGGGCGCGGGTGGCCCAGGTCCAGAAGATGCCGGGCCAGAAGTCTGCGTTGTGGGTGTGCGGCGCCACCGCGCCCACACATTTGAGACCGGGCGGGGGGGCCAGCACCGCTTCCCAGCCCATCAGGCGCAGGGCCCACACCGCGAGGCGTGAACCGAATGTGGGTTGCCGTCCGGGCCACAGAGGAGACATGGCCCCGAAGTATAGGCAAGGCGCGCGCCCTGGCGCTCCGGGGTGGGACGCGGTTCAGAGGGCGCGGCCCGGCCTTGCTGGCCGGCGGCCGATCTACCGTCCGTGCCGGGTCAGGCGCCAGAGGGTCACCGCGTTGCTGATCAGCAGCAGCAGGCACAGCAGCGCCATGGGCCACTGACCTGTCTGCACGAAGCGGAAGGTCAGCAGGGCCCAGCCAATCACCAGGGCTGTGACCAGCCACACTCGCCACGCGGGCGCGTTCATCGCAAAGACCTCATGGAAGCAGCGTACCGGCTTCCGGGCAGGCCAGGCGTCCCGCCCCTGTGCCCGGACCCTTACAGAATGCGCTGGCCCAGCAGGCTGGCAGCCATACCCACCATGGCCTCGGCGGTCTGGTTGTGGGTGTCCAGTATGGGGTTCACCTCCACGATGTCCATGCTGGTCACGCGCCCGGATTCCGAGAGCAGTTCCATCAGCAGGTGGCCCTCGCGGTAGGTCAGGCCGCCGGGCACGGGGGTGCCCACCCCGGGGCACACGGCCGGGTCCAGTGCGTCGGCATCAAAGGACACGTGCAGGCCCTGCACGCCGCTCAGGCGCTCCAGGGTTTCCTCGTGGATCCGGGTGATGCCCAGCTGGTCCACGTCTTTCATGGTGTACGCCTTGATACCGGCCTCGCGCAGCAGTTCGCGTTCGTGGGTGTCCACGCTGCGAATGCCAATCATCACGATGTCCTCGGGGCGCATGTGCCACCCGCCGCCCAGGCCGGTCAGGCGCGTGTCGCCCCGGCCCGTCAGGTGCGCCACCGGCATGCCGTGAATGTTGCCGCTGGGGCTGCTGTCGGGGGTGTTGTAATCGGTGTGGGCGTCCACCCAGATCAGGCCCAGGCGCCCGCCACCGGGGGCCAGGCGCAGGGCGTTGCCGGTGACGGTGCCCATGCTCACGCTGTGGTCGCCGCCCATGGTCAGCGGAAACACGTCCGGTGCCAGGGCCGCCACGCGCTCGGCAGCGGCGCGGCAGGCCTCCTGGATGGGGGTCAGGAACACCAGCCCGCCCTCGGTCAGCTTGTCCACCGACTCGGGCAGGGCCACCCCCACGTCGCCCAGGTCCGTCACGGTATGCCCCAGCGCCCGCAGCGCCCGCGCGAGGTGGGCGTTGCGCAGGGCCGAGGGCCCCATGTCCACGCCGCGCCGCCCCGCGCCCAGATCCATTGGAATGCCCAGAAGTGCCACGTTCATGCTGCCCAGCCTAAGCGCTGCCCGGCGCTATGCCTTGCGCGTGCAAGTTTATGGCCCTTCCAGCGGCGCTGACACGCCCGGGGCAGCGCGGCAGCTGAATATTCATGCCTCTCCAGCCGGAGCCTTGCTGGCCTGCCGCTCTGCCTGGCGTCACGCCTGGCCCGCCGGGCTGACCACAGGGTCAGCGCCCACCCGTGCAGCGGCCCGTCCTCGGGGTCAAGGCTCGGGCCCGTGACGGTGAAGTCCAGTTTCTCCAGCGCCCGGGCACTGGCCGGGTGACCCACGGCGGTCAGGGCGGTCACGGTTGACACGCCACGTACCGCCAGGGGCAGGGGATCGCCGGGCCACTCGGCGGCCAACTGCACTGCGTGTTCACCATCCGGCAGAGCCAGGGGCAGAGAAAAGGGCGCGCCCTACAGGCGCCCCTTGACCAGAGTTCGGTTCGGCAGCGGCAGGTCCAGGCGGGGGCCAGGAAAGGCAGACATGGGCCCCCTTGGCGCGGCCGGGGCACGCCACCGCTGCCTGCAGGGGGTAGACTGGGCGCTCAGTTTCTGTGCTGTGCCGGGCCACCGGGCCCCCCTGCTGTCATGACCCACGCCGCCCTGCCTCCGACCCCCGCGCCCCGGCTGGGCAAGCGGCTGATGCTGCTGGCCGATCAGGTGCATCCCTTCGTGTACCGCGACGCCTTTCCGCAGGGGGTGCCGGCGGTGGACGCGGTGCTGGCCGCGGGCGACCTGCCCGGCTACTACCTGGAATTCCTGGCCACCAAACTCACCGTGCCGGTGATTTACGTGCATGGCAACCACGCCAATGAACTGGTGAGCGAGGGCGAGGGCCGCGTGGCCCCGCGCGGCGTGATTGACGCCCATGGCCGAGTGGTGGAGGAAGCGGGGCTGCGGGTGGCCGGCTGGGGCGGGGTGCCGCGCTACCGCAAGGACGGCGAGGGGCAGTACAGCGCCGCGCAGGCGCGCTGGGGACTGGGCCGCCTGGCCTGGCAGAGCCGCCGGGGCGTGGACGTGTTGCTGACCCACGCCCCGCCCACCGGGCCGCACGCCGGAGCCGATTATGCCCACCGGGGTTGCGGGGCCATTGCCGCGTTCATGGTGCGGCGGCGCCCGGCGGTGGTGGTGCACGGCCACATCCACGAGTACGAGGGCCGCAAGCTGGAATACACCGACCCGGCCAGCGGCGCGCGGGTGCTCAATGCTTACGGGTACCGGGTGGTGGAGGTCTGAGACGGCCGCCGGTCCTGCTCGGTGCGGCAGCGGTTCAGGGTCAAGCGGACAGGCACAGCGGCGCACAAAGCTGGCAGGAGAAGGGTGCGCCTCCGAACGTGAAGTTGACACAGCAGCTCTTCTCCCATGGGTCACCGGACCACCCGGCAGCCGTATGACGTGCGCAGAGGAAAGAGGGTGAGCGCAGAGGCCTGACTGGGGCGCTGCCAACCTGATGAGAAGGGGTGGCCAAGGGGTGGCCCCTGTCCTCCCGCCTGCGCCATTTCGCTTAAGGTCTGCTGTAGAAGCGGCACATGCACCCGCCAACCCCCCGGCCCATACTGGCGTCGGTCTGGTGAGGCTGCCCCCTCCTGCGGGGGCGGAGACCAAGAGGGAGACGCCCACCTCTTCACCAACGGGCGCGCGAGCGGGCCACGGCCACCGCGGGGGTTCAAGTCCCTCCACCCGCCCCACCTTAAATCGCTGTTCCTTCCGGCGCCCCAGTCCTGCCCTGGGCGCCGGCTTCTTTCTGCAGCCTCTAGGATGCGGGCGTGTCTGACCTGCCCTGCGCCCCCACGAACGCCGCGCGCCTGCGTGAATTTCATCTGGCCCTGGGTGAGGCGGCGCCCACGCAGCCGGTGGTGCCCTCCCGCGCCCTGCTGGCGCTGCGGCGCACCCTGATTGCCGAGGAAGCGGCTGAAGTTGAAGGCGAGTGGGCGGCCCTGGACGCCCGCCTGCAGGCCGGCGAGGCGCTGGCCCCCAGCGACCTGGCCCTGCTGGCCCACGAACTGGCGGACCTGCTGTATGTCACCTACGGCGCCCTGGACCGCCTGGGCATCGATGCCGACGCAGTGTTTGCCGAGGTGCACCGCGCCAACATGGCCAAACTCTCGGGCCCCCGCCGCGCCGATGGCAAGCTGCTCAAGCCGCCGGGCTGGCAACCGGCCAATGTGCGCGGCGTGCTGGCCCGGCAGAAAGGCTGAAGAGTTGCGCCGGGTGTGCCTGGGCCCACTCAAGAAGTCGCCCACCGCGTCAGGCAGCCTGACGCGGTGGGCGGTGACCTCCCGGGGATTACAGGGGCCGGTTCAGAACGGCGTTTCTTCCTCGGTGCGGGCAGGGCGGGCGGCCGGAGGCGTGGGGCGCGGCGCGGCCGGGCGGGGGCCCTGGGGGGCCGGCTGGCCCTGGGCGCGGCCGCCGGGCACGGCGTAGCGCTCCTGGCGCTTGCCGCCCCGGAAGATGGCCAGCGTCACGTATTCAAACTCGCCGTCCGATTTCTCGCGCACATGCTCGGGGTCGGTGCTCTTGGCGCCGCGTGAGTACTTGACGGCGGCCGGCAGCTTCATCTTGCGGCTGTCCACCGCTTCCAGTTCGCGGCGGCGGTAGGCATGGCCCTTATGGATGATCAGGTCCTCGCCCTCGGGGCTGGTCCACTTGCGCGCGCCAATCAGGGTCCAGTCGAAATCCGGCTCATTGTCCAGCGGAAACTGATAGCCCCCGGTAGGAATGTCGCCGCTGGTCCAGCCCAGGCGGCCATACTGGCGCTGAACATCCAGCAGTTTGTCGGCCGTCTCCACATCAACGGTCACCCGGGCACCCAGGTCGGTGGTGAATTCAATATGCAGCATCCTGCCTCCTTATGTAAATAACATAACATAGAAAGGGCGTTCTGGCTAGCAAGAGGCTGGCGGCTGGGCGGGGGTGAGCACGTAGAAAGCGCGTTCGCCGTCACGGGCCAGATCGGTGACCTCGTAGCCGCTGGCCAGGGCCGTGCCCAGGGCTTCGCGCAGCGCCAGCCGCCACGCCCGGCGCAGGGCAGGGGAGAGGGTCTCGGCGTGCAGGGGCACTTCGGCCAAGCACACGGGCGCGCCTGCCCCAGGGCGAAGCGGCCCGGGCGCCTCGCCCTGCGCTTCCAGCAGCCGCGCTCCCTGGGGTGGTGGCGCGGGCCGGGGAGGCTGGGGCCGGGTCAGGTCCCATTCCACCAGCAGACGGTCGGCGGGAAAGGCGCGGTCGCGGTCAGCGTCCAGGGCGTACCAGTCAGGCAGATAGGTGCGGGCCCGCGCGCCCAGCTTGCCCAGGTTCAGCCGGGCGTTGCGCGCCACCAGAGGATCAAAGGTCCAGGTCATGCGCTCCAGGCCCTGGCCCAGCACCCGTTCACGCTGGGCATATTTGAGCGTCAGTGCCAGGCCGCTGCCCCGGCAGGCCGGGTCCAGGGCCAGCAGGTGCGAGTGGTGCCACACCTCGCCCCCCCGCAGCGCCGGAAAACCAAAGGCCAGGCCCACCGGCCGCTGGGGCTGGCCTTCGGGGTAGGCCCCAAGCACCACCCCGCCACTCACGGCGCTGATGCGAAAAAGGGTGCCCGGCGTCACCTCGCGGTCGGTATAGCCCCAGGCCGCCACCTGCACCTCTTCCAGGGCGCGAAAGGCCCAGGGGTCTGTCACCTCCTGAATGACGAAGCCGGGCGGCGCCGTGACCATCAGGGGCGCCGCTCCTCGTGCAGTTCGGCCACGCGGGCCAGAAAGTCGCGGTTCAGGGTCACGCCGGTGCCGGGCCCGCTGGGAACGGGCATCAGGCCCCCCTGCGCCTCCAACGGTTCGTGAATCACATCGGTCTCCCAGTAGCGGCTGGCGCTGCTGGTGTCGCCGGGCAGCGCGAAGTTCGGCAGGGTAGAAAGGTGAATATTGTGCGCGCGCCCCACGCCACTTTCCAGCATGCCGCCGCACCACACCGGGGCGCCGAACGCCTGCGCCACGTCATGCACCCGCCGCGCCTCGGCGTGGCCGCCCACCCGGGCCACCTTGATATTGACCACCCCGCCAGCGCCCAGTGCCAGGGCCTTGCGGGCGTCCTGGGCACTCGCCACGCTCTCGTCCAGGCACAGGGGCGTGCGCAGGCGGCGCTGCAACTCGGCGTGATCCACCAGATCGTCCCAGGCCAGCGGCTGTTCGATATAGGTCAGGTCAAAGGCGTCCAGGGCCCGCAGGCGCCCCGTGTCGGCCAGGGTATAGGCGCTGTTGGCATCTACCGTCAGGCGGATGTCGGAAAACGCCTCCCGCACCGCCCGCACTGGCTGTACATCCCAGCCGGGTTTAATCTTCAGCTTGATGCGGCGGTAGCCCTGCTCGACGTGGCGGCGTACCACGGCCACGGTGGCGGCCTCGTCCGGCTGAATCCCCAGGCTTACGCCCACCTCCACACTGGTCTTGCGACCCCC
This DNA window, taken from Deinococcus arcticus, encodes the following:
- a CDS encoding SDR family NAD(P)-dependent oxidoreductase, which codes for MTSFSTPMVSRSAAPAPLAGQVIAVTGADQGYGRVASAALAHAGASVVLIGNNSETLAVAASQLEHAGGHAIPIKADVGVPLDWLSAQTRILDIYGALHGIVHTADKRAHTEFTMLGENEWMDLFNCNVKSSVAIAQILRRRLPETWLTIIGPHLDERGLQVHPQRGAIRGLVAHAHAEELRLNLLLPARASSGEEPLDRPLAAAVLALASPELSHLRGNVLEIPLPEIPRVRPEGR
- the nrdR gene encoding transcriptional regulator NrdR, with the protein product MRCPYCSAPESKVVNSRPSDDGASIRRRRECLNCARRFTTYERAQLEPLMVVKRSGPREAFNPDKLLRGLTLASEKRPVDGDALRAFAYGFEDDVQAAEIRSEEIGRRAMTFLRPLDDVAYIRFASVYRDFDSLERFIEEIRGLKDEG
- a CDS encoding 1-acyl-sn-glycerol-3-phosphate acyltransferase produces the protein MSPLWPGRQPTFGSRLAVWALRLMGWEAVLAPPPGLKCVGAVAPHTHNADFWPGIFWTWATRAPARFVAKRELFFFPVGVFMRAAGGLALDRRRAGGNFVDAVVGIIEREDEIMLAIAPEGTRSRGDYWKTGFYYMALEAQVPIAVTVLDWGRRRVGIVGYVTPTGNLEADFAQIRVHLQGVRGHTPANETPAFPRPASAGGPSRT
- the rocF gene encoding arginase, encoding MNVALLGIPMDLGAGRRGVDMGPSALRNAHLARALRALGHTVTDLGDVGVALPESVDKLTEGGLVFLTPIQEACRAAAERVAALAPDVFPLTMGGDHSVSMGTVTGNALRLAPGGGRLGLIWVDAHTDYNTPDSSPSGNIHGMPVAHLTGRGDTRLTGLGGGWHMRPEDIVMIGIRSVDTHERELLREAGIKAYTMKDVDQLGITRIHEETLERLSGVQGLHVSFDADALDPAVCPGVGTPVPGGLTYREGHLLMELLSESGRVTSMDIVEVNPILDTHNQTAEAMVGMAASLLGQRIL
- a CDS encoding metallophosphoesterase family protein; this encodes MTHAALPPTPAPRLGKRLMLLADQVHPFVYRDAFPQGVPAVDAVLAAGDLPGYYLEFLATKLTVPVIYVHGNHANELVSEGEGRVAPRGVIDAHGRVVEEAGLRVAGWGGVPRYRKDGEGQYSAAQARWGLGRLAWQSRRGVDVLLTHAPPTGPHAGADYAHRGCGAIAAFMVRRRPAVVVHGHIHEYEGRKLEYTDPASGARVLNAYGYRVVEV
- a CDS encoding single-stranded DNA-binding protein: MLHIEFTTDLGARVTVDVETADKLLDVQRQYGRLGWTSGDIPTGGYQFPLDNEPDFDWTLIGARKWTSPEGEDLIIHKGHAYRRRELEAVDSRKMKLPAAVKYSRGAKSTDPEHVREKSDGEFEYVTLAIFRGGKRQERYAVPGGRAQGQPAPQGPRPAAPRPTPPAARPARTEEETPF
- a CDS encoding acyl-CoA acyltransferase yields the protein MVTAPPGFVIQEVTDPWAFRALEEVQVAAWGYTDREVTPGTLFRISAVSGGVVLGAYPEGQPQRPVGLAFGFPALRGGEVWHHSHLLALDPACRGSGLALTLKYAQRERVLGQGLERMTWTFDPLVARNARLNLGKLGARARTYLPDWYALDADRDRAFPADRLLVEWDLTRPQPPRPAPPPQGARLLEAQGEAPGPLRPGAGAPVCLAEVPLHAETLSPALRRAWRLALREALGTALASGYEVTDLARDGERAFYVLTPAQPPASC
- the menC gene encoding o-succinylbenzoate synthase produces the protein MFRIEAAELWVVRLPLKFRFETSFGVQTEKLVPLLALRGEGIEGVAEGTMEFAPMYREETVAGALHLLREVFLPRVLGRTFANPEAVNDALGAFRGNRMARAMVEMAAWDLWARTLNVPLGTLLGGRKTSVEVGVSLGIQPDEAATVAVVRRHVEQGYRRIKLKIKPGWDVQPVRAVREAFSDIRLTVDANSAYTLADTGRLRALDAFDLTYIEQPLAWDDLVDHAELQRRLRTPLCLDESVASAQDARKALALGAGGVVNIKVARVGGHAEARRVHDVAQAFGAPVWCGGMLESGVGRAHNIHLSTLPNFALPGDTSSASRYWETDVIHEPLEAQGGLMPVPSGPGTGVTLNRDFLARVAELHEERRP